CCGTTCTGGATTTCATCGTAACGCCCGGTCATAAACTCAAACTTTCTTTAATGATCTCTGCACCTTACTTTCGATCAGTGCGGAGACGGAAGCTAATCAACTCAGCCGCCGCTGTCAATCATTAATTTTCATGTTCTCGCAAAATATTYTTTCAATGATCTCAGTGCCTTGCTTTCGCTAAGCGCGGATTGGGAATCTATGCAAACCCGATCCGAATGTCAACCGCTAATGTCCGGTCAGTCAGAAAAAAAAATCCCCGACTAGCTCGTGGCTTTCAGCCGTTGCTGCGTCGAGAAAGAGGTTCTATGGAAAACAACGGACGGGGTCAAGGGGTTTTTGAATTATTTGTAGTATATTTGAGTGTTAATTTATAAGGATGGCTTAATGGTGCGGGTTTTGCTGGATTCGCATATTTTGCATATAAAAAGGGCAAAGGATGAACCCTTTGCCCTTACACTTGATTCAAGTTGAAAATCTATTTCTTATCATTAGTAAGCATATCTAAAACTTCGATAGCTTGTGCCGGATTAACACTCACTCCAGCCTTAACTTTCGTTTCGGAAGACTTCTTCGTATATGTGTTACCGTCCCACCCTTCGCTGGATGATCCGCCTTTTGCTGTGACACCGCCATGAATTGTTGGAGCAGCCATAGCACCCGCCTTAACAGCGTCCTTTACAAATGTATCGCTATTCATTGTTGCGGGCTGAGAGGTTTCCACTCCACTACCATCATCAGTCAACATGGAAGTGGAAACACCGTTACCAAGTATATTCCATTTCCCCTGCCCTACCCTGCTGGCCTTGGCATCATAATTTGAAGTCTGCCCATGTGCAGTCATCTGTAATATAAATGAACGGGTAGGAGAATCATAGCCGGGAAGAGCTGACCCTGCTTTTACATCGTACTTGATGCCGGTCTGAGAATTAGTCCAGTTAAAATCTGTTCCGGACTTCATAGTTTCCAAAATATAACTGATCTGAGCACGATCCGTAGTGGTCAGACTTTGCATATCAGGAGCAGTAGATCCGGTCATCTCATATTGAGCCTGAGCAGTAAGAGGAACAAGACGTACCGATACCGCAGACGGAGCCAGTACGTAGGCATCACCGGTCTGCTCTTGAGAATCAATGGAGTTAACCCCCTGCATCATACCCCAGGCAGTCTTATCGCCACCGCTACCCACTGCCATGGACGACGACTGCATCCCCTGCGAAACAGCCTTCATCATCACTTTTTCCTGCTGGTAGACGCGTTTGATAATCACATCCTGCTGGCGGTACTGATCCTTCTTAACCGTAATGATATGCTCAGCGTTACGAGGAAGATCCACTGTACAAGGAGAGGTGCATGCCACCTTACCGTCTGCATAGACCGTAGCCCCCATCGGGTTCGTAGAGACTGGTATGGATTGGGTCTTAATAACCGGAGCACATCCTGCCGTAACAGCAAGACCACAAAATATCGCGAGTAACCTTTTTTTCATCATATCCTCCCGTTTGGTGCCTACTGTATACATAATATATAGAAATAAAAAAAGGCGCGGTTTTCCGCGCCTCCTTGGTAGAGCTATTCAGCTTTCTTTATCTTATTCCCATCACCCAGCAGAATTACCTGCGGCTTATGAAGAGCTAGTTCGTCTTCATCCAGCCAGGCGTAGGTACAAATAATAATCTTCTGCCCGGCCTCGCCCTTATGGGCGGCAGCGCCGTTCAGACAAAACTCACCAGGACCGCCTTCAATGGCGTAAGTGGTGAGCCTTTCCCCGTTATCGACATTAAGTACATCGACCCGTTCATAGGGAAGAATTCCTGCTTTCTCCAGCAGGTCCACATCAATTGAAATTGAACCTTCGTAATCGACATTGGCGTCGGTGATGGTTGCTCTGTGGATCTTAGACTTCAAAAGACAACGACTGCCCATAATTTCCTCCTTCAGGAGTATTTAATTTACCTGAACGGATAAGCGGATACCATGGGACCAGCAGATTATCAATATAATAAATGAGCCCTTTATTTACCTAAGAATATGGCAACTCAGGTATAAAAAATCAACCGCCACCAACTGCGGGGAATAAACCAACTCTGTCCCCATCAGTAAGAACGGAATCAAATTTGGATGAAACACCATTTATGAAAATAATCTTAACCTCGTCAGCGGGGATTCCAACTCTATCCAACACATCAGCAACGGTCTCCCCTTCAGAAATTGGAAAGGCCTCGGAATCTTCAGGACTTTTAACAGCAAAGGTTGCATAGCAAAGCAAGGTAATTTTCATAAGACCTCATTTGAATATATTGAGAAACCCCGACCAGCCTTACGCTGGCGGATACTGAATCTCGAATGTAAAAAAATTCATATCGTAAATCAACTGGCCTAACCTAAAAAAATAAAAAAGGTCCGGCAGAGCAACCCCTGCCGGACCTAAAGAAGCGATGTAAACTTAACTTATGCGGAGAAAGCTTTCTCGAAGTTAGGTACTACCTGCTTTTTGCGGGACATTACGCCTTCGAGGTACACTTTGGTACCTTCAGGAGCTACGCCGAATGCTTTTTCAACAACAGAAGCGTCGTCAGAAACGATGAGCATTTCGGAACCTTCTTTCATGATGTCGGTCAGCAGCAGGAAGCAGCTGTGACGGCCGTCAGCTTTAACTTTTTCAAGTTCAGCGTAGAGATCATCTTTGATGTTGTCGAAAACGGACAGATCAACAACTTCGAGCTGGCCGATGCCAACTTTGTTGCCGGACATGTCGAAATCTTTGTAATCACGGAAGATGAGTTCGTTCATGGAAGCACCGGCAACTGCGGACTTAACGTTGAACATTTCCATTCCGAGAGCCATAACGTCTTCAACACCAGCAATCTTAGCCAGTTCTGCAACAGCTTCTTTGTCAGCTTCGGTGCAGGTTACGGACTTGAACATAACGGTGTCAGACAGGATTGCACAGAGAAGTACGCCAGCAATGTTCTTGGGAATTTCTACATTGTAGAACTTGTACATTGCGTTGATAACGGTACCGGTGCAGCCTACAGGCCATACCCACATTTCGAGGGGGTTGGGGGTAGTTACGTCACCAAGTTTGTGGTGATCAACTACTGCTACAACTTCACCCTTATCAAGGTTGTCCATGGACTGAGCAATGTCAGAGTGGTCAACGAGGATAACTTTCTGATCGGTAGCATCAGTCATGATTTCGGGAGCAGCGCAACCGAATTTTTCAAGAACAAAAGCAGTTTCGGGAGCGAGTTCGCCCTGAGAAACAGCTTTGGTTTCTTCTTTTGCTTTGGACCAGAGGTCAGCAATTGCGATTGCGGATGCAATGGTATCGGTATCGGGGTTCTTGTGTCCTACTGCGATAATAGCCATAATAAATTTCCTCCTAAGAAATGTGGTAGCTAATTGAGCTTGTGTCTTCTATCACAATCTTCTTTTTCTGCCAAGTCTAGATGATCCCGGCAAGGATAATAAAGCCGAACAAAACCACTCCGAAGACAAAAGTGGCATAAGCTTTACGCAATCTCAGGGCCAAAAGGCCTCCAAGACTGGCTGCAATCCATAAAAAAGACCATTTCATATCCACTCCGGCGACCAGCGGCCCCCATTTGTGAAAAAATATACAAAGGATATAATGAAGTATTATGGTGCTTGTCCAGAAAAAAAGCCAAGAAGTAACAAAAGTTCTTAAAATAGACTGGAAAACCAGCTTTTGCGGGAGCTGATCGCCCGCCTTCCCCTTACGGGCCCAGCCGATAAGCTTATTATGGCCACGATTATGCCACTGCCTGAGAGAAGAATCCATCCAGGACCCGATTCGAGCAAGAGGAAGACAAGCCAGTAAGACGACCATGACCTGCCGTGCTTCGGTAAAGGCAAAAGAGGTAGTCAGAGCCAGCGCGGCAAACGTGGGAGCCAAAATATGCGGAGGGATATAAGTTCCGGCAGGGATGTTATCCAGCCAGAAAAGTTCAAAAAACACGGCCACCTTAAGACTTGTTGCCACGTCTCCGGTAACAGCACCCCATAAGGCACCGACCACAAGTGGACGCTCAAGAAAACCGGGATTTATTGTAAAGCGGAAGAGCGAAAAAATCGCAAAAAAAAACCGATCACCGCAACCCAGACGGGAAACGACAACGACAAGCCTTGGAACAGACTCATGAGAACCTCACCTGAACAGGATCATTAGGAACGCAGCGAAAATCAAGTTCTATACCCTGCCCCTTAAAGTAATGAAGACAGGACTCATCATCTGAACTCAAAGCCACACTGGGGGAAATCTGTTTTTTACCGGGACCGTAATGAATATTGCCGATATTGACAGTACTGAATTGGAATCCTGAATCAAGGGCCCGGCGTACATCAGCGCAAGAAGAAAAAAGAATGATAGTACTTACATTTACATCAGCGATGGCAGGAATTCTATGGCTCAAATCATCAACAGAACAGAAAGAACACTTAACTGATTGTGGTATAGCCAGCGACATAATCTGCTGTTGCAAATCATCCCCGGCAACGGCATCGTTCACCACGATAATATGCTTTGCGTGAGTATACGGAAGCCATGTTTCAATGATCTGCCCATGGACAAGACGGTTATCAATTCTCACCCACATCATGGCCTACCCTTTTGAAGTTCGTTTTCGCAGCATCTCGCCTGCAATGACAATGCCTTTAGCTGCAGCCTTGCTGACTTCTTCGGCCATTTTCTGCAAAGATTCATTGCGCATCTGAAATGCCTTGAGAAGCATAGGCAGACTGA
This Desulfovibrio sp. JC022 DNA region includes the following protein-coding sequences:
- a CDS encoding PEGA domain-containing protein, which gives rise to MKKRLLAIFCGLAVTAGCAPVIKTQSIPVSTNPMGATVYADGKVACTSPCTVDLPRNAEHIITVKKDQYRQQDVIIKRVYQQEKVMMKAVSQGMQSSSMAVGSGGDKTAWGMMQGVNSIDSQEQTGDAYVLAPSAVSVRLVPLTAQAQYEMTGSTAPDMQSLTTTDRAQISYILETMKSGTDFNWTNSQTGIKYDVKAGSALPGYDSPTRSFILQMTAHGQTSNYDAKASRVGQGKWNILGNGVSTSMLTDDGSGVETSQPATMNSDTFVKDAVKAGAMAAPTIHGGVTAKGGSSSEGWDGNTYTKKSSETKVKAGVSVNPAQAIEVLDMLTNDKK
- the panD gene encoding aspartate 1-decarboxylase, translating into MGSRCLLKSKIHRATITDANVDYEGSISIDVDLLEKAGILPYERVDVLNVDNGERLTTYAIEGGPGEFCLNGAAAHKGEAGQKIIICTYAWLDEDELALHKPQVILLGDGNKIKKAE
- a CDS encoding MoaD/ThiS family protein yields the protein MKITLLCYATFAVKSPEDSEAFPISEGETVADVLDRVGIPADEVKIIFINGVSSKFDSVLTDGDRVGLFPAVGGG
- a CDS encoding manganese-dependent inorganic pyrophosphatase; the protein is MAIIAVGHKNPDTDTIASAIAIADLWSKAKEETKAVSQGELAPETAFVLEKFGCAAPEIMTDATDQKVILVDHSDIAQSMDNLDKGEVVAVVDHHKLGDVTTPNPLEMWVWPVGCTGTVINAMYKFYNVEIPKNIAGVLLCAILSDTVMFKSVTCTEADKEAVAELAKIAGVEDVMALGMEMFNVKSAVAGASMNELIFRDYKDFDMSGNKVGIGQLEVVDLSVFDNIKDDLYAELEKVKADGRHSCFLLLTDIMKEGSEMLIVSDDASVVEKAFGVAPEGTKVYLEGVMSRKKQVVPNFEKAFSA
- a CDS encoding PTS sugar transporter subunit IIC, yielding MGCGDRFFFAIFSLFRFTINPGFLERPLVVGALWGAVTGDVATSLKVAVFFELFWLDNIPAGTYIPPHILAPTFAALALTTSFAFTEARQVMVVLLACLPLARIGSWMDSSLRQWHNRGHNKLIGWARKGKAGDQLPQKLVFQSILRTFVTSWLFFWTSTIILHYILCIFFHKWGPLVAGVDMKWSFLWIAASLGGLLALRLRKAYATFVFGVVLFGFIILAGII
- a CDS encoding PTS sugar transporter subunit IIB, with amino-acid sequence MMWVRIDNRLVHGQIIETWLPYTHAKHIIVVNDAVAGDDLQQQIMSLAIPQSVKCSFCSVDDLSHRIPAIADVNVSTIILFSSCADVRRALDSGFQFSTVNIGNIHYGPGKKQISPSVALSSDDESCLHYFKGQGIELDFRCVPNDPVQVRFS